The following coding sequences lie in one Cronobacter universalis NCTC 9529 genomic window:
- the tar gene encoding methyl-accepting chemotaxis protein II translates to MLNRIRVVSLLMMVLVVFALLQFISGGVFFSSLNENQQSFAASHQLRLQQAQLNQSWNLLLQTRINLSRSAARMMMDASNQQSSAKTDLLNTAKKVLAEADTHFSAFKGVQVDVPEINAAAGDVEQSYREYYQALTELVQYLETGNMDAYFAQATQGKQNALEKAVTRYDDVNVRLAQQAWEESRSDFRLAQWQTAILAVLVVLVIAMVWYGIRHVLLTPLAGVIHHIREIAGGNLTETITVSGRNEITELSASVQHMQQALIQTVSSVREGTDAIYSGTSEIAAGNTDLSSRTEEQASALEQTAASMEELTATVKQNAENARQASQLALSASDTAQRGGKVVDGVVNTMHDIAASSKKISDITSVIDGIAFQTNILALNAAVEAARAGEQGRGFAVVAGEVRNLASRSAQAAKEIKALIEDSVSRVDSGSVLVESAGETMQEIVGAVTRVTDIMGEIASASDEQSRGIDQVALAVSEMDRVTQQNASLVQQSAAAASALEDQASRLSQAVAAFRLASARANAPRSVPATAPVSASPALAVASKPAAAGQDNWETF, encoded by the coding sequence ATGTTGAATCGTATCCGCGTTGTCTCACTGCTGATGATGGTGCTGGTGGTGTTCGCACTGCTGCAATTCATTTCCGGTGGGGTGTTTTTTTCGTCGCTGAATGAAAACCAGCAGAGTTTCGCCGCGTCGCACCAGTTGCGACTGCAACAGGCGCAGCTCAACCAGTCGTGGAACCTGCTGCTGCAAACCCGCATCAACTTAAGCCGCTCGGCGGCGCGCATGATGATGGACGCCAGCAACCAGCAGAGCAGCGCGAAAACCGACCTGCTCAACACGGCGAAAAAAGTGCTGGCTGAAGCGGATACCCACTTCAGCGCGTTTAAAGGCGTGCAGGTGGATGTCCCGGAGATCAACGCCGCCGCGGGCGACGTCGAGCAAAGCTATCGCGAGTACTACCAGGCGCTGACCGAACTGGTGCAGTACCTGGAAACCGGCAACATGGACGCCTATTTCGCCCAGGCGACCCAGGGCAAACAGAACGCGCTGGAAAAAGCTGTGACGCGTTATGACGACGTGAACGTGCGCCTGGCGCAACAGGCCTGGGAAGAGAGCCGCAGCGATTTCCGTCTGGCCCAGTGGCAGACCGCCATCCTGGCCGTGCTGGTGGTGCTGGTTATCGCGATGGTGTGGTACGGCATCCGCCACGTTCTGCTGACGCCGCTGGCGGGCGTTATCCACCACATTCGCGAGATTGCGGGCGGCAACCTGACTGAAACCATTACGGTCTCCGGCCGTAACGAAATTACTGAGCTTTCCGCGAGCGTTCAGCATATGCAACAGGCGCTGATCCAGACGGTAAGCAGCGTGCGTGAAGGCACCGATGCTATCTACAGCGGCACCAGCGAAATCGCCGCGGGCAATACCGATCTCTCTTCACGTACCGAAGAGCAGGCTTCGGCGCTGGAGCAGACCGCCGCCAGCATGGAAGAGCTGACCGCGACCGTGAAGCAGAACGCCGAGAACGCCCGTCAGGCGTCGCAGCTGGCGCTGAGCGCGTCGGATACCGCGCAGCGCGGCGGCAAAGTGGTGGACGGCGTGGTGAACACGATGCACGACATCGCCGCCAGCTCGAAAAAGATTTCAGACATTACCAGCGTTATTGACGGCATCGCCTTCCAGACCAACATCCTGGCGCTGAACGCCGCGGTGGAAGCGGCGCGGGCAGGGGAGCAGGGCCGCGGATTCGCGGTGGTGGCGGGCGAAGTGCGTAACCTCGCCAGCCGCAGCGCCCAGGCGGCGAAAGAGATTAAAGCGCTGATTGAAGATTCCGTCTCGCGCGTCGATTCCGGCTCCGTGCTGGTGGAAAGCGCGGGCGAAACGATGCAGGAGATTGTCGGGGCGGTAACGCGCGTGACTGACATCATGGGCGAGATTGCCTCCGCCTCCGACGAACAGAGCCGCGGCATCGATCAGGTGGCGCTGGCGGTCTCCGAAATGGATCGCGTGACGCAGCAAAACGCCTCGCTGGTGCAGCAATCCGCCGCCGCCGCGAGCGCGCTGGAAGACCAGGCAAGCCGCCTGTCGCAGGCCGTCGCCGCCTTCCGCCTCGCCAGCGCGCGCGCCAATGCTCCGCGTAGCGTGCCCGCGACCGCGCCCGTGAGCGCAAGCCCGGCGCTCGCGGTGGCAAGTAAACCGGCCGCCGCAGGCCAGGACAACTGGGAAACGTTCTGA
- a CDS encoding Csu type fimbrial protein: MIRLLLIILLSLVSLPALADCRVSGTSAAYGSQTSFVINSTVQTTTATLTLDCDAVLNVLNNDFVNLTLTGATTSAGTRATLGRSGDATDRIPLQVCAQSGCPSGSELAINGSYRWSGQALLNLLTSKRYTFPIYIRTLQGQNVAAGAYQVTLSFSVNYSICAVGVAVCLTPQNGTSTFTSLVTLTVTNDCSTISAPNLNFASAPLVKDFAPVSQTIAITCTKGSAYTVGINNGNNAVGSVRNMASGANRLSYEIYKGNTTNRWGVSGTERWASTSASQVSTDGLLRSYQYTARILATQNTPPAGSYTDTLVVDVAF, from the coding sequence ATGATTCGTCTGCTGTTGATTATTCTCCTGTCTCTGGTAAGCCTGCCTGCGCTCGCCGATTGCCGCGTCAGCGGCACCAGCGCGGCTTACGGCAGCCAGACGTCATTTGTCATCAACAGTACCGTGCAGACCACGACGGCGACGCTGACCCTGGACTGCGACGCGGTGCTGAACGTGCTGAATAACGACTTCGTCAACCTGACGCTCACCGGCGCCACAACCAGCGCCGGCACCCGCGCCACGCTCGGACGCAGCGGCGACGCCACCGACCGTATTCCGCTCCAGGTGTGCGCCCAGAGCGGCTGTCCGTCCGGCAGCGAGCTTGCCATCAACGGCAGCTATCGCTGGAGCGGCCAGGCGCTGCTGAACCTCTTAACCAGCAAACGCTACACTTTCCCGATCTATATCCGCACGCTTCAGGGGCAGAACGTCGCGGCGGGCGCCTATCAGGTCACGCTCAGTTTCAGCGTCAACTACAGTATTTGCGCCGTGGGCGTCGCGGTCTGCCTGACGCCGCAGAACGGCACCTCGACGTTCACCAGTCTGGTGACGCTCACCGTTACGAACGATTGCAGCACCATCAGCGCGCCCAACCTGAATTTCGCCAGCGCGCCGCTGGTGAAAGATTTCGCGCCCGTATCGCAAACCATCGCCATCACCTGCACCAAAGGGAGCGCGTATACCGTCGGCATCAATAACGGCAACAATGCCGTGGGCAGCGTGCGCAATATGGCGAGCGGCGCGAACCGGCTCAGCTATGAGATTTATAAAGGCAACACCACCAACCGCTGGGGCGTCAGCGGCACCGAACGCTGGGCCAGCACCAGCGCCTCGCAGGTCAGCACCGACGGCCTGCTGCGATCCTACCAATACACGGCGCGTATCCTCGCGACCCAGAACACGCCGCCCGCCGGGAGCTACACCGATACGCTGGTGGTGGACGTCGCCTTCTGA